The genomic interval GATCGCGGGGATCTTTGCCGCAACGGCATCGAGTTCTGGACCGGTCAATTGGTTGTGCGCGGAGAGATCGCCGAAACGAACGTCTTTGGCTGGCCGCTCGCTCAATTCACGGATGACCAATTGGTCCAAGTCATCGATGTACGGTCCATCGACGCGTTTGAGAAAATCCGTCAGGCCGATCGAAAGGCCTGCCGTCTTGCCGGACAAAAACCGCTTCGCCAAGTTTCGCATGCCCACCGGTTTGAGCTGATCGTTCAAACGCAAGGCGTCGTTGACCAAGGTGTCGATGTTCAACAACGCGTCATCCAGCCGGCTAGGAAAGCGTCGCTCGCCTTTGATGATCGGCGGCGAGTGATCCAGATTGACACCCAGTCGGTTGATCAAGTGGTCGATGGTGCGTTGGGGCGACTGCTGATAAGTCAGCAAACGCTGACGGTCGGTCATCGCGTCGATCAGGTCCGTCGGCCGGCCTTGGTGGGATTTCAACCAATCGGCCAAGACCGCATCCGCTTTCTCCAACTGACCCGACGTCTGATAGTAGAGGCAGTGGTAGAAAAAATAGTCGTCGCTGCCGGGGATCAACTCGGCCAAAACGGCTTCACGATCCTTGGTCAGGGCGTAGCGTTCCATGACGCCAATGGGTTCCGCCATTGCTGGGCTCAACGCGAGAGAGAGTAGGGTGAGGACTAGGACACTCATTCGTTGTAGCAGCATGACAGTTCACCCGGTGGGGAAGGTTTGTGAGCCACGTCATTATCGCAGCTCAAAGCAGCGGTTGGGAAACCGCGAAAAGTTTGACTTCTGGTCCTGAATCCATAGCTGTGAATCAGGCGGTCGCCGAGAAATGAGACGACCGAGAACCGAAATTCTTAGAGGAATTCACCGATAACGATGATTTTAGGGCCGTTTTGACGAAAAAAAACGGCAGTTCTCGCTGATCGCCACCACTGGTTCCCAGGCTCCTGCCTGGGAACCCAATGATTGGCAGGCTCCTGCCTGCCGATCTGCTGACAATTTCCAGACCACGCTGATTTTCGCGAGGCAGAGCCTCCGTGGCAGTGCGTTCCCAGGCGTGAGCCTGGGAACGAGAGTTCTGCGGGGTGGCGATCAGCGAGAAGTGTCCGAAAAACGGCAAAAGACGGTCGTGCCGCCTTGCGCGACAGAGCGGCGGGCTGTTCAACCGCCACTGGTGCGATAGAAAACGTCCCGCTTAAAACGCGATGGCATCACTGTATTTCGCCAACAGTGGCGTTCAATCCCTGGACTGCTCTAAGTGTGGTGTTGACACGTCTTTTGATGCCACCGTTTTATTCCCCGTGTCACCTCCCCCAAATTCTTTGGTGGAGGTGACAGCAGAGTCCGCGCAAACCCAAAATGCCACAACCCCAAACTTTGAGCAGCGCAAGCCGGAAGGAACGCCGCAAAACTTAGAGCGTCGCTCTTTACAGAGACAACGCCATGGCGCCGGAAATGGCGAACGTCTTGGCGTCTTGCACGTAAGCGATCAACTGGGAATCCGCCCGCACCAACTCCTTGGGCAATTTGATCGACACGCTGCCGCTGCCCGATTCGTCCAGTTCCACCACCTGAAAATGCCGAACCACGTTGGCGTGCCCTAGGTACCGCCCCGCGTTTTCACCCCGGGTGACTTCGATCGGACTGACATCCTGAACGATCGCAAGGTTCAGTACGTCACGTTCCCGGTGTCCATTCACCGCATACTGAATATTCATCGACGCGTCGTCCAACTGCTTAGAAAGTTTGATCGTACAGGTTGCCGGACGCTGCAATGCCTCCGCAATCGCGTCGTTCGCTTTCTTGACGTCGGAACCAGCAAACTGCTGCACCCCACCGACAATCATCTGTGGCGTGTACACACGACTTGACTCAAACACTGTGGCGTAGGCACGTTGGCGATCGGACGCCTGAGCGCTGCTGTAGGGATCTCGCCAACCAAGGCGATTCCAATAGTCGACATGGAATGACAGAACCAACACCCGGTCCTTGTCCGCTCTTTCGGAGAGTTGCCGCAACACCGCATCGGCCGGTGGGCAACTGCTGCATCCCTGTGAAGTGAACAGCTCGACCACGGCAATCCCAGGCCCCGCGGCTTGGCTGTGCGTTCGTGTCACACAGAGGACCAGAGCCAAAGCGATCAGAAGGAAACATCTGTACCGAGATGCCATGACACCATTCCCAGGTTTGGTAGAGGTCAAAAGAATCAGTTGATCATGATTCTGGAATGATCGCGATGCTATGGCAATGGACATTCTGTCTTGCTGCCCCACTCGGAAAATTGAACGGTATTGCGGTTAAACGCAATCGCCGCAACCGGCGACTTCACTGAACGGTATTGGGATCAAACAGCACTGCACAGTGTTTCTGTCAAACCTTGGCATCGAGTGGGACGTCTGCTGTGCGCTGCGGCTATTTAGGAAACCTCCTCCTTAAGCTAAGCGACGGTGAAACGAAGAGGGGGAGCCGGCGCGAATGAAAAGGCGGTAAGGGCAGCCGCGCCGTACATCACACGCCAGCTCCCCTTGTTCGCTCCGTCATCAACGGATTTCAGAAGGCAGTTCTTGGCACAACTATCATCGTCGCCGCTTTGTCGCAGGTCCGCCAAAATCGCACAATACACGGTCGTGAGGCCTACATCATTTGACACGGGTTACAAACGATCAGTGTTCTGAGGGAAAACCCTATCGGACGACTCGACCCGATCCCCGGCCGGCGACCAATGCCTCCACTTCGCTACGACTGACGAAGTTGGTGTCGCCGACGATGCTGTGGGCGAGACACGACGCGGCGACGGCAAAATCCAAGGCGTCGCGGTGGGTTGCACCATCGATACTGGTCAATGCAAAGATCAGCGCGGCCGCAAATGCGTCCCCGCCTCCGACTCGATCCACAATGTTACGTATCTCATAAGGCTGGTACTGGCCGTCGACGGTCGGCGCAAAACACACCGTATCGTCATTGACGTCGTACAACATGGCGCCCCAGTCGTTGTGTGACGCACTGACACTATTGCGCAGCGTCGTGGCAACCAAACGCAGCTGGGGAAACTCATCGACCACACGCCGAGCGACATCGGGGTAGCGTTGTTCATTCAGTTGCCCGGAGTGAACGTCCGTCGACTCGGCTCGAATATCCAACACATCGCCGCAGTCTTCCTCGTTGGCGATCAAGACATCCACGTGCGGTAAGATCTGCCGCATCACTTCGCCCGCTAATTCACGCGGAGTCGCATCGGAGCCCCATTGCCACAGCTTGCCGCGAAAGTTGAGGTCGCAGGAGACCGTCAGCCCAAGTTTCTTTGCCGTTCGGACCGCGTCCAGCGTTGCATCGGCCGCCACTTGCGACAACGCCGGCGTGATGCCTGTGACATGAAACCAGTCGGCACCGTCAAAGATCGCCGGCCAATCGTAAACACTCGGCTCGGTCAGGCTGATCGCCGACTGATCACGATCGTAGAGGACGCGGCTGGGACGCTGATTGGCTCCGGTCTCTAAAAAATAGAGTCCCAATCGACCATAGTCGGTGCGGATCACATGCGATGCGATTCCGAGCGATTGCAGTGATGCGATGCACGCGTCGGTCAGATCGTTGTCCGGCAACGCGGTGACAAAGACGGCATCCCCGCCGAACCTCGCCAGCGAAGCCGCCACATTGGCTTCCGCGCCGGCAAAGGTCACGTTGAGTGTTCCCGGCATTGCTTGAGTAAGCCGCAGAAAACCGGGAGGCGTCAGTCGGCCCATGATTTCGCCGAATGTCACGATACGCTTCATTTCGTTTTCTTTTCTCGGTGGGGCGTTTCCAAGACAATCCGTTTTGCTTCGGTCGCCCGATCGATGACCAACGACCAGTCTTTGTCTTGGATCTGTTTTCGCGGCGCGATCCATGAACCGCCGACAGCCAAGACTGCAGGGTCGTGCAAGTACTCGGCAAGACAATGTGCTTTGATTCCGCCCAGCGGAATGTACTGCAAACCCAAGTGCGCGTAGGGCGCCGCCACGCTGCGCAGGTAGTCGATCCCACCGCTTGCTTCGGCGGGAAAGAATTTCAATTCCCGACAACCGAGTTGGACGGCGGATTCGATCTCCGAGGGTGTGACCACACCGGGCGCGAAAGGCAACCCGCAATCTTGAGCCGCCTGGACGACATTGGCATTCAAACCCGGGGCGACGCCAAACGCCGCGCCTGCTTGGCTTACTTCGCGTACCTGGTCGGCCGTCAGGATCGTGCCCACGCCGGCAAGCATCTCGGGCACCTCGTCTTTGACTCGCCGAAGCGCATCGATCGCCTTGGGCGTCCGCAACGTCAACTCGATCACATCGATTTTGCAAGCCAACAGTGCCTTGGACAACGGCACCACATCAGCGGGCTCGTCCACCACGACCACGGCGATCACGCCGCACCGTCGGATGCGGTCGAGTGACTCCTCAGAAAACTGCGACTTCATGATTGTCCCCAAGGGCTGGCAGCAGTTGATACGATACGACAAGCCGCATTGTACGCACTATTGGCCGATGCGGCTAACGGGCAACTAAGGGGCCACGGGGCTTCCCATCGCGTGATCGGCTTCCTGTATACTGACTGCGTCTCAGCCGAACACGAACCTGGATCCCGAGGTGTTAGTGAGCTGATGACTGCACATGAAACATGCTTTGACAACCGGAAAGGAGAGGCATCATGGCAATCGCGATTTGGGCATTGGCGATGGGCGCGTCGGTGACGGCGCTGGTTTGGGCATACCGGTTCTATCAACAAATGTTGCGTGCCGACGAAGGCAACCAGGAGATGCGAGACATCGCCGCGAGCGTCCGCAAGGGTGCCGGTGCCTATCTCAAGCAACAAAACAAATGGGTGGCGATCGTTTTTGTTGCGGTCGCTCTGCTGTTGGCCGGGATGTCATTCGGGCTCAAGGTTCAGAGCGGGTTTGTTCCCGTTGCCTTTTTAGTCGGCGGTTTCTTTAGCGGGCTGTGTGGCTGGTTCGGCATGAAAACAGCCACCATGGCGAGTAATCGTACGGCCGCTGCGGCACAACATAGCTTGAACGATGGACTGCAAGTCGCCTTCCGCAGCGGTGCCGTGATGGGTCTGACCGTGGTGGGAATGGGGCTGAGTTACGTTTGCCTCTGGTTCGGCTTTCTGTACTGGGTGATGCCGCAGTTCGGCGAACAGTACGTCTTCACCTTGCCACAGATCTCAGTCGTGATGCTCTCATTTGGAATGGGGGCCAGCGCGCAAGCCCTGTTCGCCCGCGTCGGTGGCGGGATCTTTACCAAGGCCGCGGACGTCGGTGCGGACCTCGTCGGCAAAGTCGAACAGAGCCTTGCAGAAGACTCCCCAAGAAATCCCGCAACGATCGCGGACAACGTGGGCGACAACGTGGGTGACGTCGCCGGCATGGGCGCCGACCTCTACGAATCCTATTGCGGCTCCATCCTCGCTGCCGCCGCACTCGGCGTGGCTGCCTTTAGCTCGTCGGAACTGCTCCCCGAGGGTGTCGACCAAACGAGCGCTCAACTGGCGGCGTTCATGCTGCCGATCGCGATCTCCGCCGTGGGCATCTTGTTATCCATCGTCGGCATCCACATGGTCAAAACCGGCGAACAACTTTCGCAACTCGCCTTGCTGCACGCATTGGCCAAAGGCATCAACTTGGCTGCATGGATGGTCAGTGTTGCTGCGGTCGGCTTGACGATCCTGTTGATGCCGGCCACGCCGGGCACCATGTTGCTGGGTTTCATTCCGGGAATCGCGATCAGTATCGTGATCGGTTTGGCGGCCGGTTGGGGAATCGGTAAGTGGACCGAGTACGTCACCAGCGATGAGTTTTCACCGACGCAGAGATTGGCCAAGCAAGCCGAGACGGGACCTGCAACGATCATCATCGGCGGAGTCGCCGACGGCATGATGAGTACTTGGGTGCCGGTCTGCATCGTCTGTGCCGCCATGTTGGGGTCGTTCGCCTTTGCCTCCGGCGGCAACTTTGATGACGCCAGTTATTTTGCCCTCGGCCTGTATGGTGTGGGCATCGCCGCAGTGGGAATGTTGAGTACGCTTGGAATCACGTTGGCCACCGACGCGTACGGCCCCATCGCAGACAATGCGGGCGGCAACGCGGAGATGGCGGGATTGCCCGAGGAAGTCCGCAAGCGCACCGATGCCCTGGATAGCTTGGGCAACACCACGGCGGCGACCGGCAAAGGTTTCGCGATCGGCTCCGCGGCGCTGACCGCGTTGGCGTTGTTGGCCGCCTATGTCGAAGGCGTCCGCGACGGGTTTGACCGCTGGGGCAACGAGTTTGCACAAACCGTCAGCGTGGACGGCGACTACAAACTATCCAACAACCTACTGGTGACTTGCACAGGCGACACAGGAAACGTGTTCTTTGTGCAAGACCTATCCGACGAAACCAAAGCCCAATGGCGAGATGCGGTCCAAGGAGACATCGTCCCGGCGGGAATGTTCGATGTGGGTGCAGAGACGTTGTCACCTGGATTGACTTCGGTCGCCAGGGCGGACTTACGAGATTACTTGCGGTACTACGACGTCACGTTGATGAATCCGCGAGTGCTGGTGGGGTTGTTCTTGGGTGCGATGAGCACGTTTCTGTTCTGTGCGATGACGATGAAATCCGTGGGGCGTGCGGCTCAGGGCATGGTGATCGAAGTCCGCCGTCAGTTCCAAGAGAACCCAGGTATTTTGGACGGCAGTGTTACGCCGGACTATGAGACTCCGATTTCAATCAGCACCAAAGCCGCACAGATCGAGATGATCCTGCCCAGTTTGCTGGGGCTGTGCATGCCGATCGCCGTGGGATTGTTGCTCGGCGTCGGTGGTGTACTGGGCTTGCTGACGGGTTGCCTGACCAGCGGTTTTTGCTTGGCCGTGTTCATGGCCAACAGCGGCGGCGCTTGGGACAACGCCAAGAAGTACATCGAAGCGGGAAACTTGGGTGGCAAGGGCAGCGATGCACACAAAGCAGCCGTCGTTGGCGATACCGTGGGTGATCCCTTCAAAGACACCAGCGGGCCGAGTTTGAACATCTTGATCAAACTGATGAGCATGGTCAGCGTCGTCGTCGCCGGCCTGATCGTTCGATATTCCCTGGTCGCATTGGGATTGTTTTGAGCAGCCAAGACATCGGCGAGGACGCAGACAAAGTTTCTTGCCGAGGACGATAGAGACCTCGCACCTGCTTCGAGATACCCAGACAGGTCTCTTCGTCTGAAAGCCGCGGAGGCGGCGGAAGCGTAAAGCCTGGGACGCCAGTCCCAGGTCACATTTGGCAACGGTCCCAGCCAAGCCGCGAAGGCGGCGACAGATTGTGTGGGATGCCGTGCCGTTTCTGTCGCCGCTTCGCGGCTTGTCGGACGCGGTCATGTGGCATCCCGTGGGGCTGACGCCCCATGCTTTATGCTGCCGTCGCATCCGCGACTATGCACTCGTGCCCCAATGAACTTTCACTCGGTTGTGTTTTGTTCTGCTATGTTCCGCGTTGCAGCGAAATAAAATACTTCACAACGTTGCCCTGGGCTTTATGTCATGTCCTTTCGGGACGGAATTCATAACGCCCCTTTGGGACGGAATTTGTCCCGGTTCCCGGCAAGAGGGGGCGGGCACTTACTTTCTACTTAGGGTTTCCAGCGGCGGTAGAACTGTTTGTTTTGGAGTGAGTACTCTTTGCGTTGGCGTTGTCCATTGAGGGCTTGCTCGAGACGTTGCGGTAGTCGTCGCTCGAGGGCTCGTTTGGTGTTGCCCAGCACGCGGCGGATTTTGCCAAACGCTGTCTTGGGACGCTCGGGTATCTGCGTTGTTGTGCCGCTGTTCTCGGGCGAGTCTGTCGATTCGTCCCAGCGTGTTTGGTAGTCACTTTGTTGCGGCATCGATTGAAAGATCGGCACATCGGCAACTCGTTTGGCTAGTGCCATGACCAAGATCGGATGGTGTGATACCAAACCGACCCGTTGCTTGATCGCATCCGGATCGATGACTTCGTAGGCAATTTGCGACGACGACAACTCGGCACCGGGATACGGATGCTCCACCACCAGCATCTTCAAGATTTGGAATCCGTTGGCGGCGTTGAAAACGCGATAAAGCAGTTCAGGCGAAAACTGATAGAAACCATGCCCGCAGTGATTGTTGGCGTTGGTGGATAGAACAACACAGCCGCCCACTCGAACCATCCGCATGTAGTTTGCCAATGCGACCGGGACGTTGAAGAGGTGTTCCAGTGTGCCACCGTCGATCACGGCATCGAAACGTTGGTCCAAGTCCGGCCCGATGGGCTGGTTCATGTCGTGCAGCAGCGTGGCTTGTTCGAAGTCGGAATAGTCGATCGATTCGATGGAGGAACACCCGAGCGATTCTTTGAGGAAGGGCTCGTTGAATTCTCCCCACGGTGGGTCGACACCGCCAGCGGCGAGCGGCGACTGCGGGTACTCGGTCGCCAGTTCTCGCACGTCGTCCGGCCGCAGGTAGATCTGTTGTCGACCGATGGTGGCGACCGACTGGAACGAACACCCCTGTTGTTGAGCGTA from Stieleria varia carries:
- a CDS encoding sugar kinase, with product MKRIVTFGEIMGRLTPPGFLRLTQAMPGTLNVTFAGAEANVAASLARFGGDAVFVTALPDNDLTDACIASLQSLGIASHVIRTDYGRLGLYFLETGANQRPSRVLYDRDQSAISLTEPSVYDWPAIFDGADWFHVTGITPALSQVAADATLDAVRTAKKLGLTVSCDLNFRGKLWQWGSDATPRELAGEVMRQILPHVDVLIANEEDCGDVLDIRAESTDVHSGQLNEQRYPDVARRVVDEFPQLRLVATTLRNSVSASHNDWGAMLYDVNDDTVCFAPTVDGQYQPYEIRNIVDRVGGGDAFAAALIFALTSIDGATHRDALDFAVAASCLAHSIVGDTNFVSRSEVEALVAGRGSGRVVR
- a CDS encoding bifunctional 4-hydroxy-2-oxoglutarate aldolase/2-dehydro-3-deoxy-phosphogluconate aldolase — its product is MKSQFSEESLDRIRRCGVIAVVVVDEPADVVPLSKALLACKIDVIELTLRTPKAIDALRRVKDEVPEMLAGVGTILTADQVREVSQAGAAFGVAPGLNANVVQAAQDCGLPFAPGVVTPSEIESAVQLGCRELKFFPAEASGGIDYLRSVAAPYAHLGLQYIPLGGIKAHCLAEYLHDPAVLAVGGSWIAPRKQIQDKDWSLVIDRATEAKRIVLETPHREKKTK
- a CDS encoding DUF1223 domain-containing protein; this translates as MASRYRCFLLIALALVLCVTRTHSQAAGPGIAVVELFTSQGCSSCPPADAVLRQLSERADKDRVLVLSFHVDYWNRLGWRDPYSSAQASDRQRAYATVFESSRVYTPQMIVGGVQQFAGSDVKKANDAIAEALQRPATCTIKLSKQLDDASMNIQYAVNGHRERDVLNLAIVQDVSPIEVTRGENAGRYLGHANVVRHFQVVELDESGSGSVSIKLPKELVRADSQLIAYVQDAKTFAISGAMALSL
- a CDS encoding sodium-translocating pyrophosphatase; translation: MAIAIWALAMGASVTALVWAYRFYQQMLRADEGNQEMRDIAASVRKGAGAYLKQQNKWVAIVFVAVALLLAGMSFGLKVQSGFVPVAFLVGGFFSGLCGWFGMKTATMASNRTAAAAQHSLNDGLQVAFRSGAVMGLTVVGMGLSYVCLWFGFLYWVMPQFGEQYVFTLPQISVVMLSFGMGASAQALFARVGGGIFTKAADVGADLVGKVEQSLAEDSPRNPATIADNVGDNVGDVAGMGADLYESYCGSILAAAALGVAAFSSSELLPEGVDQTSAQLAAFMLPIAISAVGILLSIVGIHMVKTGEQLSQLALLHALAKGINLAAWMVSVAAVGLTILLMPATPGTMLLGFIPGIAISIVIGLAAGWGIGKWTEYVTSDEFSPTQRLAKQAETGPATIIIGGVADGMMSTWVPVCIVCAAMLGSFAFASGGNFDDASYFALGLYGVGIAAVGMLSTLGITLATDAYGPIADNAGGNAEMAGLPEEVRKRTDALDSLGNTTAATGKGFAIGSAALTALALLAAYVEGVRDGFDRWGNEFAQTVSVDGDYKLSNNLLVTCTGDTGNVFFVQDLSDETKAQWRDAVQGDIVPAGMFDVGAETLSPGLTSVARADLRDYLRYYDVTLMNPRVLVGLFLGAMSTFLFCAMTMKSVGRAAQGMVIEVRRQFQENPGILDGSVTPDYETPISISTKAAQIEMILPSLLGLCMPIAVGLLLGVGGVLGLLTGCLTSGFCLAVFMANSGGAWDNAKKYIEAGNLGGKGSDAHKAAVVGDTVGDPFKDTSGPSLNILIKLMSMVSVVVAGLIVRYSLVALGLF